Proteins from one Gossypium raimondii isolate GPD5lz chromosome 8, ASM2569854v1, whole genome shotgun sequence genomic window:
- the LOC105790259 gene encoding ubiquitin-conjugating enzyme E2-17 kDa: MASKRINKELKDLQKDPPASCSAGPVGDDMFHWQATIMGPADSPFAGGLFLVSIHFPPDYPFKPPKVSFRTKVFHPNINSNGSICLDILKEQWSPALTISKVLLSICSLLTDPNPDDPLVPEIAHMYKTDRAKYESTARSWTQKYAMN, from the exons ATGGCTTCAAAGCGGATTAATAAGGAGTTGAAAGATCTGCAGAAGGACCCTCCTGCATCTTGCAGTGCTG GCCCTGTTGGTGACGATATGTTCCACTGGCAAGCAACAATTATGGGCCCAGCAGACAGTCCTTTTGCTGGAGGACTATTTCTTGTTTCCATTCACTTCCCCCCAGACTATCCATTCAAGCCTCCCaag GTTTCTTTCCGAACAAAGGTTTTCCATCCCAACATCAACAGCAATGGAAGCATCTGTCTTGACATTCTCAAGGAGCAGTGGAGCCCTGCCCTTACCATATCCAAG GTGCTGCTTTCAATATGCTCACTTCTCACAGATCCAAATCCTGATGACCCTCTGGTGCCTGAGATTGCTCACATGTATAAGACTGATAGAGCCAAATATGAGAGCACTGCTCGCTCATGGACTCAGAAATATGCAATGAATTAA
- the LOC105790260 gene encoding PRA1 family protein G2, which yields MENHQSTSATYTTIPISASDVLSRSLHNLSVTLSRHLRPWPQLLGSGSQSFSRPHSFLSHASANMHYFRANYAVVIAATSAFSLIGSPLSLLLCSAVFALWLLLYFFREDPLVLWGHSVNDRFVLLVLAFLSVLAVWICGVFQNLSLGLGIGVLVCGVHALLRNSDGLFLDENDAVSTGLVRSAPSSTTTNL from the coding sequence ATGGAGAACCACCAATCAACATCCGCCACGTACACCACCATCCCTATCTCAGCTTCTGACGTCCTCTCCCGCTCCCTTCACAATCTTTCCGTCACCCTCTCCCGGCACCTCCGCCCCTGGCCTCAGCTCTTGGGCTCCGGTTCCCAATCTTTCTCCCGTCCCCACTCTTTTCTATCTCACGCTTCTGCTAACATGCATTATTTTCGCGCCAATTATGCCGTGGTGATCGCCGCCACATCCGCCTTCTCACTCATCGGTTCTCCACTTTCCCTCCTCCTCTGCTCGGCCGTTTTCGCTCTTTGGCTCCTCCTCTACTTTTTTCGGGAGGATCCACTCGTGTTATGGGGCCACAGTGTCAACGATCGCTTCGTGCTGCTAGTTTTAGCTTTCCTTTCTGTGCTGGCCGTCTGGATTTGCGgagtatttcaaaatttgtcCTTAGGGTTAGGGATTGGGGTCCTCGTCTGCGGCGTCCACGCTCTTCTTAGAAACTCCGATGGACTCTTTCTCGATGAAAACGACGCCGTGTCCACAGGATTGGTCCGCTCTGCTCCATCTTCGACTACTACAAATTtgtag
- the LOC105790262 gene encoding uncharacterized protein LOC105790262, with amino-acid sequence MLSIENPSSDPSCSPQFTGSDDEVDLLKQPSLDHHHHKNPLPNFSIRDYVFNGRSKDINRNWPFSSESLQLVLKHGMKDPLPPFQHLDIVRNQPKETHVVETNPIEKQRSTRHGVLDSYDIDSVLVDKQSISVEEGSSAQVKAVVALKSQKTEKTTKPSGKKCRLIVKFGGHSDCSSTEDIASNCSVVSESMGSKVCPVCKSFSSSSNTTLNAHIDQCLSVESTPKWTVDSKLTRHKIKPRKTKLLVDVYATAKSYTLEELDRRNGRSWALASNISDFEGLEMCDEGKKKRTYSQNNGEGTVDLGAVYVDANGTKVRILSKVNDVPVLVPLPPVSKHGDDLGPSYKSLKIGKGSKKKRCHALKHHKYLKHAPQCRKNCSHKTPSSMIVGGREGYREEEDSCKRVELCVSKQIKSNDTRNFKESVCYKQEGLSRTPNNQEKTGDLRFQSDQSHEGGRVMERNCVRKLKHSSKNPFSSPRKCARIEKPVYEAPVICRKERSLGMKRVRSALFQASMQNKVEKLLHQREQNAKQSISEDRPCLDDDHTMRSLNNENCTSSLSEMMVDIDANSNPDSPIADTTTTISHQFSAPKCFSFSLQKKKISASSRSSMVESGSNLVKKHSTRENQLHFMAEIDEAIARDYEADQECKLVHDDAKNQREGNEITEELPSEPHSYYHDETENMYSSTGGSEDILDKLDGLESVEETITSLSQSLGTKPGKLSNIPNKISDSFQTNEDYTGPLCGGEGLVFPTEPNLVDKPNMFCAEVGLNIIGQAANVGELDSDVAQSNSFLEVDPILIPGPPGSFLPSPRDMGSDDFQGNASTANQIRSSRDQLDLVDGDSSDSPLSVLSTISNSMEARFDLKYEEPLAFLGAPAAMETDRSGYSTAKSDTLVENGVAVEHTRTFEGEKFQVPRISIEKKPFFSKNDDQPCCCQTKERSFQGFALNYHESQLLRRRTMASMMVPAIRMRNGANPGFGPNNLAARPETFSLTSNAELGSEQMVLPVMKPPLGPIPFKGCPDGGVKLSGHGVCDSASPSSSNPVLRLMGKNLMVVNKEEEASMPLGQGQPCAQSDNRNQDEMPFHHAMPPCSMIFSQNPNDLVERTFDAYSTNGYRNRATLATPPQTTLQLPVGLFLDEHRHHSFTTSMEPYKLLPTARCNMEKVSTLDCKDRSEESIVCSKEVIVIDDDPKIESNKTTDIAKRSEVSGDTHGISKPLDRNHSIANHRYPVVIQNNNFHGITSSSFMGTSHFR; translated from the exons ATGTTATCCATTGAAAACCCTTCATCAGATCCTTCATGTTCTCCCCAATTCACTGGTAGTGATGATGAGGTAGATCTGCTGAAGCAGCCATCTCttgatcatcatcatcataagaACCCACTCCCCAATTTCTCCATAAG AGATTACGTGTTCAATGGCCGGAGCAAGGATATCAACAGGAATTGGCCTTTTTCTTCAGAAAGTTTACAACTTGTTTTGAAACATGGAATGAAGGATCCATTGCCACCATTTCAGCATCTTGATATTGTGAGAAACCAACCCAAAGAGACACATGTGGTCGAAACCAATCCAATTGAGAAGCAAAGATCAACCCGTCATGGGGTACTAGATTCATATGATATAGACTCGGTTCTCGTTGACAAGCAATCCATTTCAGTGGAAGAAGGATCATCAGCCCAAGTTAAAGCTGTTGTTGCTTTGAAGTCTCAAAAGACTGAAAAAACAACTAAACCATCAGGCAAGAAGTGCAGGTTGATAGTGAAATTTGGTGGTCATTCTGATTGTAGCTCTACCGAAGATATTGCTTCAAATTGTTCCGTGGTATCGGAATCAATGGGTTCGAAAGTTTGCCCTGTTTGTaaatcattttcttcttcttctaataCCACTTTGAATGCTCATATAGACCAGTGCCTTTCTGTTGAGTCAACTCCCAAATGGACAGTGGATTCTAAGCTTACAAGGCATAAAATTAAACCAAGGAAAACAAAACTGTTGGTAGATGTATATGCTACTGCTAAATCCTACACATTAGAAGAGCTTGATAGGAGGAATGGTAGAAGCTGGGCCCTTGCTTCAAACATCTCTGACTTTGAAGGACTTGAAATGTGTGatgaagggaaaaagaaaagaacatatTCCCAAAATAATGGTGAGGGTACTGTCGATTTAGGTGCTGTTTATGTTGATGCTAATGGCACCAAGGTTCGGATTTTATCGAAAGTTAACGATGTGCCAGTGCTGGTTCCATTGCCACCAGTGTCAAAACATGGTGATGATCTTGGACCATCTTACAAGTCTTTGAAAATAGGTAAAggaagcaaaaagaaaaggtgCCATGCCCTAAAACATCACAAGTATCTCAAACACGCTCCTCAATGCAGAAAAAATTGCTCTCATAAGACCCCTTCTTCAATG ATAGTTGGAGGTCGAGAAGGATATCGTGAAGAAGAAGACAGTTGCAAGAGAGTGGAACTGTGTGTGTCGAAGCAAATCAAATCCAATGATACTAGAAACTTTAAGGAAAGTGTGTGCTATAAACAAGAAGGTCTTTCAAGGACGCCTAATAATCAAGAGAAAACTGGGGACTTGCGGTTTCAGAGTGATCAATCTCATGAAGGTGGTCGTGTTATGGAGAGAAATTGTGTTCGAAAGTTAAAACATTCTTCTAAAAACCCGTTTTCTTCTCCTAGGAAATGTGCAAGGATAGAAAAGCCTGTTTATGAAGCACCGGTTATCTGTAGAAAGGAGCGTTCTTTGGGAATGAAGAGAGTAAGGAGTGCCTTGTTTCAAGCCAGCATGCAAAACAAGGTGGAGAAGTTGCTTCACCAACGTGAGCAAAATGCAAAACAGTCAATCAGCGAAGACCGTCCCTGTCTAGATGATGACCATACAATGAGATCTTTGAATAACGAAAATTGCACATCTTCGTTGAGTGAAATGATGGTTGATATTGATGCAAATAGTAATCCTGATTCGCCTATCGCTGATACTACAACAACTATTAGTCATCAGTTTTCCGCACCCAAATGCTTCAGCTTTTccttgcaaaagaaaaagatatcTGCTAGCAGCAGGTCATCAATGGTTGAATCTGGTTCTAACTTGGTTAAGAAACATTCAACAAGGGAGAATCAACTTCATTTTATGGCAGAAATAGATGAGGCAATAGCTCGGGATTATGAGGCAGATCAAGAATGTAAATTGGTGCATGATGATGCTAAAAATCAACGTGAGGGGAACGAGATTACTGAAGAACTACCATCGGAACCTCACTCTTATTATCATGATGAGACAGAGAACATGTATTCTTCTACTGGAGGCAGTGAGGATATTCTGGATAAACTTGATGGTTTGGAGTCTGTTGAGGAGACGATTACTAGTTTGAGTCAGTCACTAGGAACCAAGCCTGGCAAACTGAGTAATATTCCCAATAAAATATCCGATTCTTTTCAAACTAATGAAGATTACACCGGCCCTTTGTGTGGGGGTGAAGGACTAGTATTTCCTACTGAGCCAAATCTTGTTGATAAACCAAATATGTTTTGTGCTGAAGTTGGTCTCAATATAATTGGACAAGCTGCTAATGTAGGAGAATTAGATTCTGATGTGGCACAAAGCAACTCATTTCTTGAGGTTGATCCAATACTTATTCCTGGTCCGCCAGGATCGTTTTTGCCAAGTCCTAGAGATATGGGCTCTGATGATTTTCAAGGAAATGCATCAACAGCCAACCAGATTCGATCCTCTCGAGATCAGCTTGATTTGGTAGATGGGGACTCATCAGATTCACCCCTATCCGTATTGTCAACAATCTCTAATTCTATGGAAGCCAGGTTCGACTTGAAGTATGAAGAACCATTAGCATTTCTTGGTGCTCCTGCAGCTATGGAAACGGATAGATCTGGCTACTCTACTGCCAAGTCTGACACCTTAGTTGAGAATGGTGTTGCTGTGGAACATACAAGAACTTTTGAAGGAGAGAAATTTCAGGTCCCTCGAATATCTATTGAAAAGAAGCCTTTCTTTTCCAAAAATGATGATCAACCATGCTGTTGCCAAACAAAAGAGAGATCCTTCCAAGGTTTTGCTCTAAATTATCATGAGTCACAGCTACTAAGGCGACGAACAATGGCTTCGATGATGGTGCCTGCCATCAGAATGCGAAATGGTGCCAATCCAGGTTTCGGTCCCAATAATTTGGCGGCAAGACCAGAAACATTTTCTCTGACAAGTAATGCAGAACTAGGATCTGAACAAATGGTTCTCCCTGTCATGAAACCTCCTTTAGGTCCCATCCCTTTTAAAGGATGCCCCGATGGTGGTGTCAAGCTTTCTGGTCACGGTGTATGTGATTCTGCTAGTCCATCCTCATCTAATCCCGTTCTCAGGCTAATGGGGAAGAACTTAATGGTGGTTAACAAGGAGGAAGAAGCATCTATGCCACTTGGTCAAGGCCAGCCATGTGCCCAGAGTGATAACCGGAATCAAGACGAGATGCCCTTCCATCATGCAATGCCTCCATGTTCTATGATCTTCAGTCAGAATCCAAATGATTTGGTGGAGCGAACTTTTGACGCCTACTCGACAAATGGCTATAGAAACCGTGCCACTCTCGCAACCCCACCACAAACAACTCTACAACTTCCGGTTGGCTTGTTCCTCGACGAGCATAGGCATCACAGTTTCACTACCTCTATGGAGCCATACAAGCTACTTCCAACTGCAAGATGCAATATGGAGAAAGTTTCAACTCTAGACTGCAAAGATAGGAGCGAGGAATCTATTGTTTGCAGTAAAGAAGTCATTGTCATCGATGATGATCCCAAAATTGAATCGAACAAGACAACTGACATTGCAAAACGGTCTGAAGTCTCGGGGGACACACATGGCATATCAAAGCCATTAGATCGAAATCATAGTATTGCAAACCACAGGTATCCAGTAGTGATACAAAATAACAACTTCCATGGAATCACTTCAAGTTCTTTCATGGGAACAAGTCATTTCAGATAA
- the LOC105790263 gene encoding probable WRKY transcription factor 2, whose translation MAGIDDNISIIGDWIPPTQSPRTFFTVMLGDDSGSKQVSKAPLENKSEGLFLGENSDKMDVNQGCEPSNESTFEQKSSTRAGLLERMAARAGFNAPRLNTENIRSTDTSLNPEIRSPYLTIPPGLSPTTLLESPVFVSNSLAQPSPTTGKFSFIPNVNDRSCIPESRDKSEDNYFEDINASSFAFKPIAESNSSFLLGAMSKVTPASLPQQSFSNVEVSVQSENSQPSRSVDPRKLQQQNSNMLSLQADFLRSSTEKDTGSNNSADQRVFDPVGGSVEHSLPLDEPQDEEGDQRVSGDCMAGGAPSEDGYNWRKYGQKQVKGSEYPRSYYKCTHPTCQVKKKVERSHEGHITEIIYKGAHNHPKPPPNRRSSIGSSNPLIDVQLELPEQTGLQNGTDGEPVWATAQKAMVAATHDWTHENIEMTSSATICPENGTAPAPNGTHIESGDAVDASSTFSNDEDEDDRGTHGSVSLGYDGEGDESESKRRKIEAYTTEMSGATRAIREPRVVVQTTSEVDILDDGYRWRKYGQKVVKGNPNPRSYYKCTSAGCTVRKHVERASHDLKSVITTYEGKHNHDVPAARNSSHVNSATSNTATALASSSVQTHAHRPEPSQLHNSMVRPTSFGPFTLPGRQQLGPSPGFSFGMNQPGLANLAMAGLGPGQPKMPVLPLHPYMPHQRQGNEMGFRLPKGEAKMEPMSDPGLDLSNNTSVYQQLMSRLPLGPQM comes from the exons ATGGCCGGTATCGATGATAACATTTCTATTATCGGAGATTGGATTCCTCCTACTCAGAGTCCAAGGACCTTTTTCACAGTTATGTTAGGTGATGATAGTGGTTCAAAACAAGTGTCTAAAGCTcctcttgaaaataaaagtgagGGACTCTTTCTGGGAGAGAATAGTGATAAAATGGATGTTAACCAAGGTTGTGAACCGTCAAATGAATCGACTTTTGAGCAAAAATCAAGTACACGGGCTGGTTTGTTGGAAAGGATGGCAGCCAGAGCCGGTTTTAATGCTCCAAGGTTGAATACTGAAAACATCAGGTCTACTGATACTTCGCTTAACCCCGAGATTCGTTCTCCTTACTTGACAATACCTCCTGGTCTCAGCCCTACAACATTGCTGGAATCTCCGGTTTTTGTTTCGAATTCCTTG GCACAGCCATCCCCGACTACTGGAAAGTTCTCATTCATTCCTAATGTTAATGATAGGAGCTGTATCCCAGAGTCTCGTGATAAAAGTGAGGATAACTATTTTGAAGACATCAATGCATCATCATTTGCCTTCAAGCCCATTGCAGAATCGAATTCCTCTTTTCTCCTTGGTGCGATGAGTAAA GTTACTCCGGCCAGTCTTCCTCAGCAGTCTTTTTCTAACGTTGAAGTTTCAGTTCAGTCCGAGAATTCTCAGCCATCTCGAAGCGTAGACCCGAGGAAACTGCAACAACAAAACAGCAACATGCTTAGCCTTCAGGCAGATTTCTTGAGGTCATCAACTGAAAAAGATACGGGGAGTAACAACTCTGCAGACCAAAGGGTCTTTGATCCCGTTGGTGGGAGCGTTGAACATTCATTGCCTCTTGATGAGCCCCAGGATGAAGAAGGAGATCAAAGAGTCAGTGGAGATTGCATGGCTGGTGGTGCGCCATCTGAGGATGGATATAATTGGAGGAAATATGGGCAAAAACAAGTAAAAGGGAGTGAATATCCTCGTAGTTACTATAAATGCACACATCCAACTTGTCAGGTTAAGAAGAAAGTCGAACGTTCTCATGAAGGTCACATAACGGAAATAATATACAAAGGAGCTCACAACCATCCAAAGCCTCCACCTAACCGTCGATCATCCATTGGATCATCTAACCCATTAATTGACGTGCAACTGGAACTCCCCGAACAAACTGGCCTTCAAAATGGTACAGATGGTGAGCCTGTTTGGGCAACTGCACAGAAGGCAATGGTTGCTGCTACTCATGATTGGACGCATGAAAACATCGAGATGACATCTTCTGCAACTATATGTCCAGAGAACGGCACTGCACCGGCCCCAAATGGTACTCACATTGAATCAGGTGATGCAGTGGATGCCTCATCTACATTCTCtaatgatgaagatgaagatgatcgGGGGACACATGGCAGTGTCTCGTTAGGTTACGACGGTGAAGGAGATGAATCTGAATCAAAGAGAAG GAAAATCGAAGCCTATACAACAGAAATGAGTGGAGCCACACGAGCTATTCGTGAGCCTAGGGTTGTGGTCCAGACAACCAGTGAGGTAGATATCCTAGATGATGGATATCGGTGGCGCAAGTATGGCCAGAAAGTAGTGAAAGGAAATCCAAATCCAAG GAGTTACTACAAATGCACAAGTGCTGGCTGCACCGTGAGGAAGCATGTGGAGAGGGCATCACATGACCTTAAATCAGTAATTACTACTTACGAAGGAAAGCATAATCATGATGTTCCGGCTGCTCGTAATAGCAGTCACGTCAATTCTGCTACTTCAAACACGGCAACCGCCCTCGCTTCTTCTTCTGTCCAAACCCATGCCCACAGGCCAGAGCCATCACAACTTCACAACAGCATGGTTAGACCGACATCATTCGGTCCATTTACCCTGCCTGGAAGGCAACAACTGGGGCCTTCACCCGGCTTCTCCTTTGGAATGAATCAACCAGGCCTAGCAAATTTGGCAATGGCTGGATTAGGCCCTGGACAACCGAAGATGCCGGTTCTGCCTCTTCATCCATACATGCCTCATCAACGCCAGGGTAACGAAATGGGTTTCAGGTTGCCAAAAGGAGAAGCAAAGATGGAACCGATGTCTGACCCAGGTTTGGATCTATCCAACAACACATCAGTATACCAGCAACTAATGAGTAGGCTGCCCCTTGGACCACAGATgtaa